A window of Macrotis lagotis isolate mMagLag1 chromosome X, bilby.v1.9.chrom.fasta, whole genome shotgun sequence contains these coding sequences:
- the NANOS3 gene encoding nanos homolog 3 isoform X2 produces MEVFNLWRDYLGLASVVGALREEKLEAQGAGAEPGPEPGPGPSLKQDPLPPKDPLCSFCKHNGESRNIYLSHSLKDEEGRVVCPILRKYVCPQCRATQDNAHTKRFCPLTSKGYMSVYSYTARNSAGKRATLQWPSEETNPTKARSKRGPAMPEGRIPRAPDESKADSGTAVNFNF; encoded by the exons ATGGAGGTCTTCAATTTGTGGAGGGATTACCTGGGACTAGCGAGTGTGGTGGGGGCTCTGCGAGAGGAAAAGCTGGAGGCCCAGGGGGCAGGGGCAGAGCCAGGCCCAGAGCCAGGCCCTGGCCCCAGCCTAAAGCAGGACCCCCTGCCCCCCAAGGACCCCCTCTGCTCTTTTTGCAAGCACAATGGGGAGTCTCGAAACATCTACCTGTCCCACTCTCTGAAGGATGAGGAAGGGCGAGTGGTATGCCCCATCCTGAGGAAGTACGTCTGCCCACAGTGCAGGGCCACGCAAGACAATGCCCACACCAAGCGCTTCTGCCCGCTCACCAGCAAGGGCTACATGTCTGTGTACAGCTATACGGCCCGCAATTCGGCTGGCAAGCGGGCCACGCTTCAGTGGCCATCGGAGGAGACGAACCCGACCAAGGCCAGGAGCAAGAGAGGTCCAGCCATGCCTGAAGGAAGGATTCCCAGAGCTCCGGATGAAAGCAAAGCTGACAGCGGCACAG CCGTGAATTTCAACTTCTAA
- the NANOS3 gene encoding nanos homolog 3 isoform X1: MEVFNLWRDYLGLASVVGALREEKLEAQGAGAEPGPEPGPGPSLKQDPLPPKDPLCSFCKHNGESRNIYLSHSLKDEEGRVVCPILRKYVCPQCRATQDNAHTKRFCPLTSKGYMSVYSYTARNSAGKRATLQWPSEETNPTKARSKRGPAMPEGRIPRAPDESKADSGTGSKTSKTSFLTLQP, encoded by the exons ATGGAGGTCTTCAATTTGTGGAGGGATTACCTGGGACTAGCGAGTGTGGTGGGGGCTCTGCGAGAGGAAAAGCTGGAGGCCCAGGGGGCAGGGGCAGAGCCAGGCCCAGAGCCAGGCCCTGGCCCCAGCCTAAAGCAGGACCCCCTGCCCCCCAAGGACCCCCTCTGCTCTTTTTGCAAGCACAATGGGGAGTCTCGAAACATCTACCTGTCCCACTCTCTGAAGGATGAGGAAGGGCGAGTGGTATGCCCCATCCTGAGGAAGTACGTCTGCCCACAGTGCAGGGCCACGCAAGACAATGCCCACACCAAGCGCTTCTGCCCGCTCACCAGCAAGGGCTACATGTCTGTGTACAGCTATACGGCCCGCAATTCGGCTGGCAAGCGGGCCACGCTTCAGTGGCCATCGGAGGAGACGAACCCGACCAAGGCCAGGAGCAAGAGAGGTCCAGCCATGCCTGAAGGAAGGATTCCCAGAGCTCCGGATGAAAGCAAAGCTGACAGCGGCACAG GTTCAAAAACCTCCAAGACTTCTTTTCTTACTCTGCAGCCGTGA